One window from the genome of Bacillus weihaiensis encodes:
- a CDS encoding LytR/AlgR family response regulator transcription factor, whose protein sequence is MKKQMIKALIVDDERFSREELKHLLSTYHHIQIVGEADSGNSALVKSLQIKPDVVFLDVEMPNMNGIETAKAMKELKAPPLIVFATAYPSFAVDAFAYGAIDYLLKPFEEERMKETISRLEERLLPTKITEEEYAPNKLAVESEDGIIYIDPSTILFLARDERVTKIVGRDFSYETKAALKDFEVRLKEYQFFRIHKSYLVNLNQVKKLTPWFNGAYQLEMNDFRESLSVSRNYVKALREKLEI, encoded by the coding sequence ATGAAAAAACAAATGATTAAAGCACTAATCGTAGATGATGAAAGATTCAGTCGAGAGGAGCTTAAGCATCTATTGTCCACTTACCATCATATACAAATTGTAGGGGAAGCTGATTCAGGTAATTCAGCATTAGTAAAATCATTACAGATAAAGCCAGATGTCGTGTTCCTAGACGTTGAAATGCCTAATATGAACGGAATTGAAACTGCTAAGGCAATGAAAGAGTTAAAAGCACCACCGCTTATTGTCTTTGCAACAGCATACCCTTCCTTTGCAGTCGATGCATTCGCATATGGAGCTATAGATTATTTGCTAAAGCCTTTTGAAGAGGAAAGAATGAAAGAAACGATTTCAAGACTTGAAGAACGATTATTGCCAACTAAAATAACTGAAGAAGAATATGCACCAAATAAATTAGCTGTAGAATCCGAGGATGGCATTATTTACATAGATCCTAGTACAATCTTATTTCTTGCTCGCGATGAACGGGTAACAAAAATCGTTGGACGAGATTTCTCCTATGAAACAAAAGCTGCTTTAAAGGATTTTGAAGTTCGTCTAAAAGAGTATCAATTTTTTAGAATCCATAAAAGCTATCTAGTTAACTTAAATCAAGTGAAGAAATTAACTCCTTGGTTTAATGGCGCCTATCAATTAGAAATGAATGACTTTCGTGAAAGTCTTTCAGTAAGTCGAAATTATGTAAAAGCACTAAGGGAAAAGCTAGAGATTTAA
- a CDS encoding protein YkpC (YkpC, a protein of only 43 or 44 amino acids, is found broadly in the genus Bacillus.) translates to MKDLSRRMIISLTLAIIIMGGMSVSLANMPQSPGDHNEIVQVQGE, encoded by the coding sequence GTGAAGGACTTAAGTAGAAGAATGATCATTAGTTTAACGTTAGCAATAATTATCATGGGAGGGATGAGTGTTTCATTAGCGAATATGCCACAAAGTCCGGGAGATCATAACGAAATTGTTCAAGTACAAGGTGAATAA
- a CDS encoding ketopantoate reductase family protein yields the protein MRVLVVGAGAVGGYFGGRLVENRVDVTFLVRERRQRELKEKGLVIQSVHGDFTFKPQTIISGQEVPFLFDVILVGTKSYHFKQAIEDISPYVSEETLIIPMLNGIKHLHDLETVFPKRNIAGGLCFVESTVGSKGEILQTSGAHQFVFGERSGQDTERIKKVEELFSGTKATIIKSQTIMKDMWHKYMFITGLSGITTLFRSSIGPIRNAEYGLEMIQEIFYEIGRIMRVTGAPIDDEIEVSQIKKIKEMDETMKSSMQRDMEKNAQIEADHLQGYLLELAEKHRIETPYLRMIYSNLHTYELQKKE from the coding sequence ATGAGGGTTTTAGTAGTAGGTGCAGGAGCCGTAGGTGGTTATTTTGGTGGAAGGTTGGTTGAAAATAGGGTAGATGTGACGTTCTTAGTTCGAGAAAGACGTCAACGTGAACTTAAGGAAAAGGGGTTAGTGATTCAAAGTGTTCATGGGGATTTTACTTTTAAGCCACAAACGATTATAAGTGGTCAAGAGGTTCCATTTCTTTTTGATGTTATTTTAGTTGGTACAAAGTCTTATCACTTTAAACAAGCGATAGAGGACATTTCACCATATGTCTCAGAAGAAACACTCATTATCCCCATGTTAAATGGAATAAAGCATCTTCATGATCTTGAGACTGTTTTCCCTAAGAGGAACATAGCTGGAGGCCTTTGTTTTGTAGAATCTACAGTTGGATCAAAAGGAGAAATTCTGCAAACAAGTGGAGCGCATCAATTTGTTTTTGGTGAACGATCAGGTCAAGATACGGAACGAATCAAAAAAGTAGAAGAGTTATTTTCAGGTACGAAAGCAACCATTATAAAAAGCCAAACCATAATGAAGGATATGTGGCACAAATATATGTTCATTACAGGATTATCCGGAATTACGACATTATTTCGCTCTAGTATTGGACCAATTAGAAATGCAGAATATGGGCTAGAAATGATTCAAGAGATCTTTTATGAAATCGGTAGAATTATGCGGGTAACTGGGGCACCCATTGATGATGAAATAGAAGTTAGTCAGATTAAAAAAATAAAAGAAATGGATGAAACGATGAAATCCTCTATGCAAAGAGATATGGAGAAAAATGCTCAAATTGAAGCAGATCACTTACAAGGATATCTCCTTGAGTTAGCTGAAAAGCATCGTATTGAGACCCCATATTTACGTATGATTTATTCAAATCTCCATACATATGAATTGCAGAAAAAAGAATAG
- the mreBH gene encoding rod-share determining protein MreBH, producing MFNTTEIGIDLGTANILVYTKNKGIILNEPSVVAIDTSTRKVLAVGTDAKRMIGKTPGQIVAVRPLKDGVIADYDMTTDMLKHIMKKASRKLGMSIRKPTVVVCTPSGATSVERRAIQDAIKSSGAKQVHLIEEPVAAAIGADLPVEEPTANVVVDIGGGTTEVAIISFGGVVTCHSIRIGGDQLDEDIIQYIRKNYNLLIGERTAEEMKIEIGHALVSHDEKKMEIRGRDLVTGLPKTITVSSFEMQDAMRESFLHILEAIRSTLEDCPPELSGDIVDRGVILTGGGALINGLQEWVSEEMIVPVHIAPNPLESVAIGTGKSLSVINKLLKAAK from the coding sequence ATGTTTAACACAACTGAAATTGGGATTGATTTGGGTACAGCCAATATCCTTGTCTATACAAAAAATAAAGGAATTATATTAAATGAACCCTCTGTCGTAGCAATTGACACATCAACTCGTAAAGTATTGGCAGTGGGAACAGATGCAAAAAGAATGATCGGAAAAACGCCTGGGCAAATTGTTGCCGTTCGTCCCTTAAAGGATGGAGTTATTGCAGACTATGATATGACAACAGATATGCTAAAGCATATTATGAAGAAAGCATCTCGAAAGCTAGGTATGTCAATTCGAAAACCTACTGTCGTAGTATGCACACCTTCTGGAGCAACTTCTGTTGAAAGAAGGGCCATCCAAGACGCTATCAAAAGCTCAGGAGCAAAACAAGTCCACCTTATTGAAGAACCAGTGGCTGCTGCCATTGGGGCTGACTTACCTGTAGAAGAACCGACTGCAAATGTAGTGGTTGACATCGGTGGTGGAACAACTGAAGTAGCGATTATTTCCTTTGGCGGTGTTGTTACTTGTCATTCAATACGGATAGGAGGAGATCAATTAGACGAAGACATCATCCAATATATCCGCAAAAATTATAATTTATTAATTGGCGAGAGAACCGCAGAAGAAATGAAAATAGAGATTGGACATGCTCTCGTTTCTCATGATGAAAAAAAGATGGAAATTAGAGGAAGAGATTTAGTCACCGGATTACCTAAAACCATCACTGTATCTTCCTTTGAAATGCAAGATGCCATGAGAGAATCATTCTTGCATATATTAGAAGCAATTCGCTCCACTTTAGAGGATTGTCCTCCTGAGCTCAGTGGTGATATCGTGGATCGTGGGGTCATCTTAACTGGTGGAGGAGCATTAATTAATGGGCTACAAGAATGGGTTAGTGAAGAAATGATCGTTCCTGTCCATATAGCTCCAAATCCGTTAGAATCCGTTGCAATCGGAACTGGCAAGTCACTATCTGTCATTAATAAACTATTAAAGGCAGCAAAATAA
- a CDS encoding ABC-F family ATP-binding cassette domain-containing protein, with protein sequence MIQVTNVSLRFGDRKLFEDVNIKFTPGNCYGLIGANGAGKSTFIKILSGEIEAQTGDVSMAPGERLAVLKQNHFEYEEHEVLKTVIMGHKRLYEVMQEKDAIYMKADFTDEDGMKAAELEGEFAELNGWEAESEAAILLKGLGISEDVHYKKMAELSGGEKVKVLLAQALFGKPDVLLLDEPTNHLDIHAIQWLEEFLINFENTVIVVSHDRHFLNKVCTHIADLDFSKIKIFVGNYDFWYESSQLALKLGQEANKKKEEKIKELQNFIARFSANASKSKQATSRKKLLDKITLDDIQPSSRRYPYVNFTPDREIGNDVLRVEGISKTIDGVKVLDNISFILNKEDKIALVGRDEIAITTLFKILAGEMEPDSGSFKWGVTTSQAYFPKDNSEYFAGDEPNLVDWLRQYSPNDQSESFLRGFLGRMLFSGEEVLKKPSVLSGGEKVRCMLSKMMLSGSNVLLLDEPTNHLDLESITALNNGLTGYKGAMIFTSHDHQFVQTIANRIIEVTANGTVDKQMSYDEFLEDSAVQKQVKELYV encoded by the coding sequence ATGATTCAAGTTACGAATGTTAGCTTACGATTTGGTGATCGCAAGCTTTTTGAAGATGTTAATATTAAATTTACTCCGGGCAATTGCTACGGATTAATTGGTGCGAATGGTGCGGGAAAGTCTACTTTTATAAAAATTTTATCTGGTGAGATTGAAGCACAAACTGGTGATGTAAGCATGGCACCGGGCGAACGTTTAGCTGTTTTAAAACAAAACCATTTTGAATATGAAGAGCACGAAGTATTAAAAACGGTTATTATGGGTCATAAGCGTCTTTATGAAGTCATGCAGGAAAAGGATGCAATCTATATGAAAGCAGACTTTACTGATGAAGATGGGATGAAGGCAGCAGAATTAGAGGGGGAATTCGCCGAGCTTAATGGTTGGGAAGCAGAAAGTGAAGCAGCTATCCTCTTAAAAGGGCTGGGCATATCTGAGGATGTCCATTATAAGAAAATGGCAGAATTATCAGGTGGAGAGAAAGTAAAAGTACTTTTAGCTCAAGCACTATTCGGTAAGCCTGACGTCCTATTACTGGATGAGCCTACTAACCATCTTGACATCCATGCTATTCAATGGTTAGAAGAGTTCTTAATTAATTTTGAGAACACTGTAATCGTTGTATCCCATGACCGTCATTTCTTAAATAAAGTGTGTACTCATATAGCAGACTTAGACTTCTCAAAAATCAAAATTTTCGTAGGAAACTATGATTTCTGGTATGAGTCTAGCCAATTAGCACTTAAATTAGGTCAAGAAGCGAATAAGAAAAAAGAAGAGAAAATAAAAGAACTACAAAACTTTATTGCTCGATTTAGTGCCAATGCTTCTAAATCAAAACAGGCGACATCACGTAAAAAGTTACTTGATAAAATTACCTTAGATGATATTCAGCCATCTTCACGTCGTTATCCTTACGTTAATTTTACTCCAGACCGTGAGATTGGAAATGATGTATTACGAGTCGAAGGTATCTCAAAGACAATTGATGGTGTGAAGGTACTTGATAATATTAGCTTTATTTTAAACAAAGAAGATAAAATTGCGTTAGTTGGTCGAGATGAGATTGCCATTACGACGTTATTTAAGATTTTAGCTGGAGAAATGGAACCTGATAGTGGATCATTTAAATGGGGAGTCACCACTTCACAAGCCTATTTCCCTAAAGATAATAGTGAATATTTTGCAGGTGATGAACCAAACCTTGTTGATTGGCTTCGTCAATATTCACCAAATGATCAAAGTGAAAGCTTCTTACGTGGATTCTTAGGTCGTATGCTATTCTCCGGTGAAGAAGTATTGAAAAAACCAAGTGTATTATCAGGAGGAGAAAAAGTTCGTTGTATGCTCTCTAAAATGATGTTAAGTGGTTCGAATGTTTTGCTATTAGACGAGCCAACGAACCATTTGGACTTAGAATCTATTACAGCTTTAAATAATGGATTAACTGGTTACAAGGGTGCGATGATTTTCACTTCACATGACCACCAATTCGTTCAAACAATTGCAAACCGAATTATTGAAGTTACAGCAAATGGTACAGTTGATAAGCAAATGAGTTACGATGAATTCCTTGAAGATTCAGCTGTTCAAAAACAAGTAAAGGAATTGTATGTATAA
- a CDS encoding CobW family GTP-binding protein, which produces MKKVEVYILSGFLGAGKTSLLQNILRQEKDNNRKVAVIMNELGEISIDSDAVPGETPLKELLNGCVCCTIQGQLEVQLDNMLREYDLDAIYIETTGVAHPIEVLDSCLSPLFAEKLDVRAIITIIDAKRWQDRSSLSIQLRKLLIEQVQHADVLLLNKVDSLTEGEKAAVVSEIQAINQDGKLVMTEFANVSLSIVQPSARLEKKKHEEAHVHNHLNLRTYVHTFSNPVHLESFEEFLKGMPDSIYRIKGYIRFTDTQESFLFQYSYGMPLYMKEPLKRTQTLVFIGEKLDRAYLKEELDRLELR; this is translated from the coding sequence ATGAAAAAAGTGGAAGTTTATATATTATCCGGCTTTTTAGGAGCTGGTAAAACCTCATTATTACAAAATATTCTCAGGCAAGAAAAAGATAACAATCGAAAAGTTGCTGTCATTATGAATGAGCTAGGTGAAATCTCAATTGATTCAGATGCAGTTCCTGGCGAAACTCCTTTAAAGGAACTGTTAAATGGATGTGTATGTTGTACCATTCAAGGGCAACTAGAAGTACAACTGGATAATATGCTTCGTGAGTATGATTTAGATGCGATATACATTGAAACAACAGGTGTAGCTCATCCAATTGAAGTACTAGATTCATGTTTGTCTCCACTGTTCGCAGAAAAATTAGACGTGAGAGCGATCATTACCATTATTGATGCAAAACGATGGCAAGATCGTTCTAGCCTAAGTATCCAATTGCGTAAACTACTTATTGAGCAAGTCCAACATGCTGATGTTCTATTATTAAATAAAGTAGATTCTTTAACAGAAGGTGAAAAAGCAGCAGTTGTTTCAGAAATTCAAGCCATTAATCAAGATGGGAAATTAGTAATGACCGAATTTGCAAACGTGTCACTAAGCATCGTTCAACCCAGTGCACGGCTTGAAAAGAAAAAACACGAAGAAGCACATGTACACAACCATTTAAATTTAAGAACGTACGTTCACACTTTCTCAAATCCCGTGCATCTAGAGAGCTTCGAAGAATTTCTAAAAGGAATGCCCGATTCTATCTACCGTATTAAAGGCTATATTCGCTTTACAGATACCCAGGAGAGCTTTTTATTTCAATACTCCTATGGAATGCCACTCTATATGAAGGAGCCCTTAAAACGCACGCAAACACTTGTATTCATTGGAGAAAAACTAGATCGAGCTTACTTAAAGGAAGAGCTAGATCGTTTAGAGTTAAGATGA
- a CDS encoding aminopeptidase — MNNFQSNLEKYAELAVRVGVNIQPNQNLTVNASIEVADFVRLVVKKAYEAGARNVYVEWSDESITRTRFELANDEALNDYPEWKARGLETLAENDGAFMSIISSSPDLLSGLDPKRIALATKAAGKALTTYRNYLQADKASWTVIAAASKDWAAKVFPEESPENQVHKLWDAIFETTRINEADPVEAWKLHNDNLHKKVEYLNNKRYSKLHYTATGTDLTIELHPTHTWVGAGSENEKGNMFMANMPTEEVFTVPLKNGVNGVVQSTKPLSYSGNLIDNFSITFEHGKIVSFSAESGEEVLKQLIDTDEGSKFLGEIALVAHDSPISQSGILFYNTLFDENASNHLAIGNGYAFCVEGGKKMSREELEQVGVNSSITHVDFMMGSAEMDIDGILEDGTREAIFRKGTWAF, encoded by the coding sequence ATGAATAACTTTCAATCAAATTTGGAGAAATACGCTGAGCTCGCTGTCCGTGTAGGCGTAAATATCCAACCAAATCAAAATTTAACCGTAAATGCTTCAATTGAAGTCGCTGATTTTGTAAGACTTGTTGTAAAAAAAGCATATGAAGCAGGAGCACGTAATGTATATGTAGAGTGGAGTGACGAAAGCATCACTCGAACACGTTTTGAGCTAGCAAATGATGAAGCTCTAAATGATTATCCTGAATGGAAAGCTCGAGGCCTTGAAACGCTTGCTGAAAATGATGGAGCATTTATGTCAATTATTTCATCTAGTCCTGATTTATTAAGTGGGTTAGATCCAAAAAGAATTGCACTTGCAACAAAGGCTGCAGGTAAAGCTCTTACAACATATCGTAATTATTTACAAGCAGATAAAGCAAGCTGGACAGTGATTGCCGCAGCATCTAAGGACTGGGCTGCTAAGGTATTTCCTGAAGAATCTCCTGAAAATCAAGTACATAAACTATGGGATGCTATCTTTGAAACGACTAGAATTAATGAGGCCGATCCTGTTGAAGCCTGGAAACTACATAATGATAATCTCCATAAAAAAGTCGAATACCTTAACAATAAAAGATACAGTAAACTTCACTACACAGCAACAGGCACAGATCTAACAATTGAACTTCATCCAACACATACATGGGTTGGTGCTGGTAGTGAAAATGAAAAAGGAAACATGTTTATGGCAAATATGCCGACAGAAGAAGTCTTCACTGTCCCCTTAAAAAATGGTGTGAATGGAGTCGTTCAAAGTACTAAACCACTTAGCTACAGTGGGAACCTTATTGATAACTTTTCAATAACATTTGAACATGGGAAGATTGTTTCCTTCTCAGCCGAATCAGGTGAAGAGGTCCTGAAACAACTTATTGATACTGATGAAGGTTCAAAATTTTTAGGTGAGATTGCTCTAGTTGCACACGATTCTCCAATTTCACAATCTGGCATTTTATTCTATAACACTTTGTTCGATGAAAATGCCTCAAATCATCTAGCAATAGGAAACGGATATGCCTTCTGCGTAGAAGGTGGGAAAAAAATGTCTCGTGAAGAGCTAGAACAAGTAGGTGTGAATTCAAGTATAACTCATGTTGATTTTATGATGGGCTCAGCAGAAATGGACATTGATGGTATATTAGAAGATGGTACAAGAGAAGCCATTTTCCGTAAAGGGACTTGGGCTTTTTAA
- a CDS encoding acyl-CoA dehydrogenase family protein: MNSIDNQFIKSEIQRKWLNKTEELIKDFSLRAESYDKEASFPFENFDQLKDKGYFKLTVPKEYGGYGASLYDFLLVQEKIAQGDAPTALSLGWHLGLIMHLRETNKWKKDTFKEICKEVVDQHILINSAATEPNSGSPARGGKPETNAVKADAKWIISGKKIFTSLAPVLDYFIVPATIEETGEIGEFLIPRESVGLRIEETWDTVGMRGTRSDDLILEQVEVPLAALVDKRVKKEKPSAQGWLLHIPACYIGIAIAARNEAVTFAKTYQPTSLPHPIKEVPEVRRKVAEMDLKLSTARTFLYSTAEKWDQHPLERQTLAYDLAIAKTLVTNTAVEVVDLAMRIVGGQSLFQSNALQRHYRDVRAGLHNPPSDDITMKILGDRAFAD, from the coding sequence GTGAATAGTATAGATAATCAATTCATAAAGAGTGAGATTCAAAGAAAATGGTTAAACAAAACAGAAGAGCTGATAAAGGATTTCTCTCTAAGAGCAGAGTCTTATGATAAAGAAGCTAGCTTTCCTTTTGAAAACTTTGATCAATTGAAAGATAAAGGCTATTTTAAACTTACCGTCCCTAAAGAATATGGAGGGTATGGAGCATCATTGTATGACTTCTTATTAGTTCAAGAAAAGATTGCCCAAGGTGATGCACCCACAGCTTTATCTTTAGGCTGGCATCTAGGTTTAATCATGCACCTAAGAGAAACAAATAAATGGAAAAAAGATACATTTAAAGAAATTTGTAAAGAAGTTGTTGACCAGCATATATTGATCAATAGTGCCGCAACAGAGCCTAATTCCGGAAGTCCTGCTAGAGGGGGGAAACCAGAAACTAATGCGGTAAAAGCTGATGCTAAATGGATCATTAGCGGTAAGAAAATTTTCACCTCATTGGCTCCTGTTCTAGATTATTTCATTGTTCCAGCTACAATTGAAGAAACAGGTGAAATCGGAGAATTTCTTATTCCTAGAGAATCAGTTGGTTTACGTATTGAGGAAACATGGGATACCGTGGGGATGAGAGGAACGAGGAGTGACGACCTTATTTTGGAACAAGTGGAAGTTCCTTTAGCTGCATTAGTAGATAAAAGAGTGAAGAAGGAAAAGCCGAGTGCGCAAGGTTGGTTATTGCATATCCCTGCTTGTTATATAGGTATCGCAATTGCTGCAAGGAACGAAGCAGTTACCTTTGCAAAAACATATCAGCCTACTAGTTTGCCACATCCTATTAAAGAGGTTCCGGAAGTGAGAAGGAAAGTGGCTGAAATGGATTTGAAATTATCAACCGCGAGGACATTTCTTTATTCTACAGCAGAGAAATGGGATCAACACCCTTTGGAAAGACAGACGTTAGCATATGATTTAGCGATTGCTAAAACACTTGTTACAAATACAGCTGTTGAAGTAGTAGATCTTGCAATGAGAATAGTTGGTGGGCAAAGCTTATTCCAATCAAATGCCTTACAAAGGCATTATCGTGATGTGAGAGCAGGCTTGCACAATCCACCCTCAGATGATATTACAATGAAGATACTTGGTGATAGAGCATTTGCTGATTAA
- a CDS encoding sensor histidine kinase, producing the protein MFILLLTMLERLGIIVTVAFLMTKLSFFKNMIQRNEISRKQKYLAILFFGAFGIIGTYSGITFDSHSLQFDRWAYALGNEEAIANSRVIGIIIAGLLGGYKVGIGAGILAGIHRFSLGGFTALSCGFSAILAGVIAGFFYKKKSRLKLTTAFFVGALAEAVQMLIILLVSKPFEQAFQLVQTIGIPMIVANGVGSAIFLLIIKSVINEEEKIGALQAQKSLSLAEKTLTYLRNGLNTQTAEKVCHIIYNEVDAVAVSITNQEKILAHVGLADNHHLPNAVLQTSLTKEVIQRGVLTIATQKDIHCSTDDCPLGAAIIAPLKRRDETIGTLKFYLHSEKDLSNVMIELVRGLSSLLSNQLEIAEAEHAKQLAREAEIKALQAQVSPHFLFNSLNIIVSLIRTNPDMARKLLISLSKFFRKNVTGTQSKWTTVREEVDHVKAYLAIEEARFIDKLKIHYDIDESALAYQLPPLTLQPIIENSIKHGIQDMQHACHIMISVKRIHSKVQITIKDNGKGMDRNRLDSLLNSIVNSKTGTGFGLFNVNRRLLLMLGDESKLSISSTINNGTSVSFMLPSSIHVD; encoded by the coding sequence ATGTTCATATTGCTACTTACAATGCTTGAAAGACTAGGAATAATTGTCACTGTTGCATTCCTTATGACAAAACTCTCTTTTTTCAAAAATATGATTCAGCGTAACGAAATTAGTCGTAAACAAAAATATTTGGCCATTCTCTTTTTTGGCGCTTTTGGCATCATCGGAACATACTCTGGTATTACCTTCGACTCTCACTCCCTTCAGTTTGATCGGTGGGCATATGCCCTTGGAAACGAAGAAGCAATCGCCAATTCAAGAGTCATCGGTATTATCATTGCTGGACTACTAGGTGGCTATAAAGTTGGAATTGGAGCAGGAATTCTCGCTGGAATTCACAGATTTTCATTAGGTGGATTTACAGCACTATCCTGTGGATTTTCAGCCATTTTGGCAGGTGTTATAGCAGGTTTCTTCTATAAGAAAAAATCAAGACTAAAGCTTACAACTGCTTTTTTTGTTGGTGCACTTGCAGAGGCTGTTCAGATGCTTATCATTTTACTCGTATCTAAACCGTTTGAACAAGCGTTTCAACTTGTACAAACAATTGGAATCCCTATGATTGTTGCTAATGGTGTGGGTTCAGCTATTTTTTTACTTATTATTAAAAGTGTGATTAACGAAGAAGAGAAAATAGGTGCTCTTCAAGCTCAAAAGTCCCTTTCACTAGCAGAAAAAACACTAACATACCTCAGAAATGGACTTAACACTCAAACAGCCGAAAAAGTATGTCATATTATCTATAATGAGGTTGATGCTGTAGCAGTTTCCATTACAAACCAAGAAAAGATTCTAGCACATGTTGGTTTAGCAGATAATCACCATTTGCCTAATGCTGTGCTTCAAACGTCCTTAACTAAAGAAGTCATACAACGCGGAGTTCTAACCATTGCAACTCAAAAAGATATACATTGCTCAACTGACGATTGTCCGTTGGGTGCTGCCATTATAGCCCCTTTAAAAAGACGTGATGAAACGATTGGAACATTGAAATTTTATCTTCATTCGGAGAAAGACCTTTCAAATGTCATGATAGAGCTTGTTCGTGGGTTAAGCTCTTTACTAAGTAATCAATTAGAAATTGCTGAAGCAGAGCACGCAAAACAATTAGCAAGAGAAGCAGAGATTAAGGCGTTACAAGCTCAAGTTAGTCCACACTTTCTCTTTAATTCTTTAAATATAATTGTTTCACTCATAAGAACAAATCCAGATATGGCTAGAAAATTACTTATTTCTCTTTCTAAATTTTTCAGAAAAAACGTAACTGGAACTCAGTCTAAGTGGACAACGGTGAGAGAGGAAGTAGATCATGTAAAAGCTTATTTAGCCATTGAAGAAGCAAGATTTATAGATAAGCTTAAAATTCACTATGATATTGATGAGAGCGCCTTAGCTTATCAATTACCCCCTCTCACTTTACAGCCGATCATTGAAAACTCAATAAAGCATGGAATCCAAGACATGCAACATGCTTGTCATATAATGATATCCGTTAAACGTATTCATTCAAAGGTTCAAATAACTATTAAAGATAACGGGAAAGGGATGGACCGGAATCGACTAGATTCTCTATTAAACTCAATAGTTAACTCAAAAACTGGCACAGGGTTTGGATTATTCAATGTAAACCGACGCTTGCTATTAATGCTCGGGGATGAAAGTAAGTTGTCGATTTCTTCGACGATCAATAATGGGACGTCTGTATCATTTATGTTACCATCTTCTATTCATGTTGATTAA